In Tepidamorphus gemmatus, one genomic interval encodes:
- a CDS encoding DUF1513 domain-containing protein: MHSTAIDRRLFLAMAASAGLSTAAAWGVEGPEAPSYLAARKAAGRFEVAVVDGRGRDVLVVPLGDRGHSFAVRPDGSGAVAFARQPGRFAVAFDLTGRTPLQAVAAAQDRHFFGHGTFADRGRLLVATENDYVGGRGVLGLYDPADGLRRIGEFDSGGLDPHEVVLLPDGRTLCIANGGLLLHPDYGKLPLNLDEMAPALAYVDAATGDLLELARLDPALHKLAFHHLAVDAAGHVWVGGQYHGSDADRPPLVGRHRRGHAIEMFAGPPDVLRRLRNYIGSVAVDASGTIVATSSPRGGIVAYWDAATGDCLGTTEIADGCGVAPARRPGGFLVSSGDGRLIEAGADGAADSILSASQTLSWDNHLRRVAAG; encoded by the coding sequence ATGCACTCGACGGCGATTGATCGGCGCCTGTTCCTGGCGATGGCAGCCTCGGCGGGCCTGTCGACGGCAGCTGCCTGGGGCGTGGAGGGACCGGAGGCACCGAGCTATCTCGCGGCGCGCAAGGCAGCCGGCCGGTTCGAGGTGGCGGTGGTCGATGGCCGCGGACGCGACGTTCTGGTGGTACCGCTCGGTGACCGCGGCCATTCCTTCGCGGTGCGGCCGGACGGCTCCGGCGCGGTGGCCTTCGCGCGCCAGCCCGGGCGCTTCGCCGTCGCGTTCGATCTGACCGGCCGGACGCCGCTGCAGGCGGTTGCCGCCGCGCAGGACCGGCACTTCTTCGGTCACGGCACCTTCGCCGACCGCGGCCGGCTGCTGGTCGCCACCGAGAACGACTATGTTGGCGGACGCGGCGTGCTCGGCCTGTATGATCCGGCGGACGGGCTGCGGCGGATCGGCGAATTCGACAGCGGCGGCCTGGACCCGCACGAGGTTGTGCTGCTGCCGGACGGTCGGACGCTGTGCATTGCCAACGGCGGGCTGCTGCTGCATCCCGACTACGGCAAGCTGCCGCTCAACCTCGACGAGATGGCGCCGGCCCTCGCCTATGTGGACGCGGCGACCGGAGACCTGCTGGAGCTTGCCCGGCTTGACCCAGCGCTGCACAAGCTGGCCTTCCACCACCTGGCGGTCGACGCCGCCGGCCATGTCTGGGTCGGAGGCCAGTATCACGGTTCCGACGCCGACCGGCCGCCGCTGGTCGGCCGCCATCGCCGCGGCCATGCCATCGAGATGTTCGCCGGACCACCCGACGTGCTGCGGCGCCTCCGGAACTACATCGGCAGCGTCGCCGTGGACGCCTCCGGAACCATCGTCGCCACGTCGAGCCCGCGCGGCGGCATCGTCGCCTATTGGGACGCGGCAACGGGCGACTGCCTCGGGACGACCGAGATCGCCGACGGCTGCGGCGTCGCCCCGGCACGGCGGCCCGGCGGCTTCCTCGTCTCCTCGGGCGACGGCCGCCTGATCGAGGCCGGCGCGGACGGCGCGGCGGACAGCATCCTGTCCGCGTCGCAGACGCTGAGCTGGGACAATCATCTCAGGCGGGTTGCAGCCGGCTGA
- a CDS encoding imelysin family protein — translation MLRHVISVVLVTASCLLCGGAAHADETSDIGNRLIERYIQPATQQFAAATAAVSGAVELLCREPSAARLEVARQRFGDAVGAWARVSVLRFGPLVEENRYERIFFWPDPRGVTIRQLEQILAKGSTDVLDAATLRGKSVAVQGLPALEFVLFGTGSDALLTGEPAGRFRCGFAAAIAVNLSQTAEDIRAAWAAGSDTAREFAHPGPQSAVYRTAEEVVAESLKAMTTALQFLSEAMIAPFLGREPETANPKLAPLWRSGLTLQLIATNVRAIASFYGAIGVPRMLDAERRWIDGSIDLELRKARESLETLREPVGESVSGGPDRAAMIYTVIALNSIRNTVNEQLAPALGTRVGFNALDGD, via the coding sequence GTGCTTCGTCACGTCATCTCGGTCGTGCTGGTCACCGCATCCTGCCTGCTCTGCGGCGGCGCGGCGCATGCCGATGAGACGTCCGACATAGGCAATCGCCTCATCGAACGCTACATCCAGCCCGCCACGCAGCAATTCGCCGCGGCGACCGCCGCGGTCTCCGGCGCCGTCGAGTTGCTCTGCCGCGAGCCGAGCGCGGCCCGGCTGGAGGTCGCCCGGCAGCGCTTCGGCGATGCCGTTGGCGCCTGGGCGCGGGTCTCCGTGCTGCGCTTCGGACCGCTGGTGGAGGAGAACCGCTACGAACGGATCTTCTTCTGGCCGGACCCTCGCGGTGTCACGATCCGCCAGCTCGAGCAGATACTGGCGAAGGGCTCCACCGACGTTCTCGACGCTGCAACCTTGCGCGGCAAGAGTGTCGCCGTGCAGGGCCTGCCCGCCCTGGAGTTCGTGCTGTTCGGAACTGGGTCCGACGCATTGCTGACCGGCGAGCCGGCCGGTCGCTTCCGGTGCGGCTTCGCAGCGGCAATCGCCGTCAATCTCAGCCAGACAGCCGAGGACATCCGCGCTGCCTGGGCGGCCGGCTCCGACACGGCCCGCGAGTTCGCGCATCCCGGTCCGCAAAGCGCGGTCTACCGGACGGCCGAAGAGGTCGTCGCCGAGAGTCTCAAGGCGATGACGACCGCGCTGCAGTTCCTCTCGGAGGCAATGATCGCGCCATTCCTCGGGCGCGAGCCGGAGACAGCCAATCCGAAGCTTGCCCCGCTGTGGCGGAGCGGGCTGACCCTGCAGCTGATTGCCACCAATGTGCGGGCGATCGCATCCTTCTACGGCGCGATCGGCGTTCCGCGGATGCTGGACGCGGAGCGCCGCTGGATCGACGGTTCGATTGATCTCGAACTGCGCAAGGCGCGCGAATCGCTCGAGACCCTGCGTGAACCGGTCGGCGAGTCGGTGTCCGGCGGACCCGACCGGGCCGCGATGATCTATACGGTGATCGCTCTCAACAGCATCCGCAATACGGTCAACGAGCAGCTCGCCCCGGCGCTCGGGACAAGGGTCGGCTTCAATGCACTCGACGGCGATTGA
- a CDS encoding di-heme oxidoredictase family protein: MHRHVAAALATLSIVAAGIVAATAIASAERDDLTPQDAARVRKVTAPATDFAAPEPFERMPAGAATVRKMLNRDIFSHPSANLSFEERQAFQVGNGLFRKDWVSAPSSTLASDGLGPLFNARSCQGCHLKDGRGHAPDGPDDDAVTMLIRLSVPPLDAVETAMLAERRALVIPEPVYGTQLQDFAVPGIPAEARIRTTWDEHPVALSGGETVMLRRPRFELTDLGYGPMRADVMTSPRVAQQMLGLGLLEAIAESDILAAADPDDLDGDGISGRPNWVRDSETGEVVLGRFGWKAIQPTVRSQSAHAFAGDMGLSSPAVPDPYGDCTEAQAACRAMPTGIQRHLGDDEVPAELFDLVVFYAANLAVPERRDLDDPQVLRGKEMFHAAGCAACHRPKYVTRRDAARAAHRFQLIWPYTDLLLHDMGESLADGRPEGDATGREWRTPPLWGIGLTHIVSPEAGFLHDGRARTLLEAVLWHDGEARAARDAVVRMSPDDRAALVRFLESL, from the coding sequence ATGCACCGGCATGTCGCTGCGGCCTTGGCCACCCTCTCCATCGTCGCGGCGGGGATCGTCGCGGCGACGGCGATCGCATCCGCGGAGCGTGACGACCTGACTCCGCAGGATGCCGCGCGGGTACGCAAGGTCACCGCGCCGGCCACCGATTTCGCCGCGCCAGAGCCGTTCGAGCGGATGCCCGCGGGCGCAGCGACGGTGCGCAAGATGCTCAACCGGGACATCTTCTCGCATCCCTCCGCCAATCTGTCGTTCGAAGAGCGGCAGGCGTTCCAGGTCGGCAACGGCCTGTTCCGCAAGGACTGGGTGTCGGCGCCCTCCTCCACCCTCGCCTCGGACGGACTCGGCCCGCTGTTCAATGCCCGTTCCTGCCAGGGCTGCCACCTCAAGGATGGACGCGGTCATGCGCCGGACGGACCGGACGACGATGCGGTGACGATGCTGATCCGCCTGTCCGTACCCCCGCTCGATGCCGTCGAGACGGCGATGCTCGCCGAGCGCCGCGCCCTCGTCATTCCCGAACCGGTCTATGGAACCCAGCTCCAGGACTTCGCCGTTCCGGGCATACCGGCCGAGGCACGCATACGCACGACCTGGGATGAGCATCCGGTAGCACTGTCGGGCGGTGAGACGGTGATGCTGCGCAGGCCGCGCTTCGAGTTGACCGATCTCGGCTACGGCCCGATGCGCGCGGACGTGATGACCTCGCCGCGGGTGGCCCAGCAGATGCTGGGCCTCGGACTGCTGGAGGCGATTGCCGAGTCCGACATCCTCGCCGCCGCCGATCCCGACGATCTGGACGGCGACGGCATTTCCGGCCGCCCGAACTGGGTGCGGGACTCCGAGACCGGCGAGGTGGTGCTCGGCCGATTCGGCTGGAAGGCGATCCAGCCGACGGTGCGCAGCCAGTCCGCGCACGCCTTCGCAGGCGACATGGGACTGTCGAGCCCGGCCGTACCGGATCCCTACGGCGACTGCACCGAGGCACAGGCCGCTTGCCGGGCGATGCCGACCGGCATCCAGCGCCATCTGGGCGATGACGAGGTGCCCGCCGAGCTGTTCGATCTGGTCGTGTTCTACGCCGCCAATCTGGCGGTGCCCGAACGGCGCGACCTCGACGATCCGCAGGTGCTGCGCGGCAAGGAAATGTTCCACGCGGCCGGCTGTGCCGCCTGCCACCGGCCGAAATACGTCACCCGCCGCGACGCGGCGCGCGCGGCTCACCGCTTCCAGCTCATCTGGCCCTACACCGACCTGTTGCTGCACGACATGGGCGAATCGTTGGCAGACGGCCGCCCGGAAGGCGATGCGACCGGCCGAGAGTGGCGCACGCCGCCATTGTGGGGAATCGGCCTGACCCATATTGTGAGCCCGGAGGCGGGCTTCTTGCACGATGGCCGCGCCAGGACCTTGCTCGAGGCTGTGCTCTGGCACGACGGCGAGGCGCGGGCCGCCAGGGATGCCGTTGTCAGAATGTCGCCGGACGATCGGGCCGCGCTGGTCCGTTTCCTGGAGTCGCTCTAA
- a CDS encoding imelysin family protein codes for MRPIPITLVAGGLWSLAALPAAADIREVLETYADIALAGYEDSLETAKTLDDAVQHLLASPSQDSLAAARQAWIAARVPYQQTEAFRFGNPIVDDWEGRVNAWPLDEGLIDYVDASYGTESDTNAYYAANIIANPSITVGGRVVDATDITPQLISQTLQEIGGIEANVASGYHAIEFLLWGQDLNGTGPGAGQRPHTDYDRTACTGGNCERRGDYLSAVSQLLVSDLTEMVGNWQEGGEARATLLDGDPRDGLAAILTGLGSLSYGELAGERMKLGLMLHDPEEEHDCFSDNTHNSHYYDVLGIRNVYLGRYERIDGSMVEGPSLSDLVQAVDPALDAEMRSKLDATLAAMQVIRDRADAGEAYDQLIGEGNAEGNAIVQAAIDALIDQTRTIERIIAALDISGVEIEGSDSLDNPQAVFQ; via the coding sequence TTCGCTCGAAACCGCCAAGACACTGGACGACGCGGTACAGCACCTGCTCGCCTCGCCATCGCAGGACAGCCTCGCCGCGGCAAGGCAGGCCTGGATCGCCGCCCGCGTGCCCTACCAGCAGACCGAGGCCTTCCGCTTCGGCAATCCGATTGTCGACGACTGGGAGGGCCGGGTGAATGCCTGGCCGCTCGACGAAGGACTGATCGACTATGTCGACGCCTCCTACGGCACGGAATCCGATACCAATGCATATTACGCGGCCAATATCATCGCCAATCCGTCGATCACGGTGGGTGGTCGCGTCGTCGACGCCACCGACATCACCCCGCAGCTCATTTCCCAGACTCTGCAGGAGATCGGCGGTATCGAGGCGAACGTCGCGAGCGGCTATCACGCCATCGAATTCCTGTTGTGGGGCCAGGATCTGAACGGTACCGGACCGGGTGCTGGCCAGCGTCCCCACACCGATTACGACAGGACCGCCTGCACCGGCGGCAACTGCGAGCGCCGTGGCGACTATCTGAGCGCGGTGTCCCAGTTGCTGGTCAGCGACCTGACCGAGATGGTCGGCAACTGGCAGGAGGGTGGTGAAGCACGCGCAACCCTCCTCGACGGTGACCCCAGGGACGGGCTCGCGGCAATCCTGACCGGCCTGGGTTCGCTCTCCTACGGCGAGCTCGCCGGCGAGCGCATGAAGCTCGGCCTCATGCTGCACGATCCGGAGGAGGAGCACGACTGCTTCTCCGACAACACCCACAACTCGCACTATTACGACGTCCTCGGGATACGGAACGTCTATCTGGGGCGTTACGAGCGGATCGACGGCTCGATGGTCGAGGGTCCGAGTCTCTCCGATCTGGTGCAGGCGGTCGATCCGGCGCTCGACGCGGAGATGCGCAGCAAGCTCGACGCCACGCTGGCAGCGATGCAGGTGATCCGCGATCGCGCCGATGCTGGCGAAGCCTACGACCAGCTGATCGGCGAGGGAAATGCGGAGGGCAACGCCATTGTCCAGGCGGCCATCGACGCGCTGATCGACCAGACGCGCACGATCGAGCGCATCATCGCCGCACTCGATATCTCAGGTGTGGAGATCGAGGGTTCCGACAGTCTCGACAATCCGCAAGCCGTGTTCCAATGA